A stretch of Rhinopithecus roxellana isolate Shanxi Qingling chromosome 12, ASM756505v1, whole genome shotgun sequence DNA encodes these proteins:
- the LRRC8C gene encoding volume-regulated anion channel subunit LRRC8C, with amino-acid sequence MIPVTEFRQFSEQQPAFRVLKPWWDVFTDYLSVAMLMIGVFGCTLQVMQDKIICLPKRVQPAQNHSSLSNVSQAVASTTPLPPPKPSPAKPITVEMKGLKTDLDLQQYSFINQMCYERALHWYAKYFPYLVLIHTLVFMLCSNFWFKFPGSSSKIEHFISILGKCFDSPWTTRALSEVSGEDSEEKDNRKNNMNRSNTTQSGPEGSLVNSQSLKSIPEKFVVDKSTAGALDKKEGEQAKALFEKVKKFRLHVEEGDILYAMYVRQTVLKVIKFLIIIAYNSALVSKVQFTVDCNVDIQDMTGYKNFSCNHTMAHLFSKLSFCYLCFVSIYGLTCLYTLYWLFYRSLREYSFEYVRQETGIDDIPDVKNDFAFMLHMIDQYDPLYSKRFAVFLSEVSENKLKQLNLNNEWTPDKLRQKLQTNAHNRLELPLIMLSGLPDTVFEITELQSLKLEIIKNVMIPATIAQLDNLQELSLHQCSVKIHSAALSFLKENLKVLSVKFDDMRELPPWMYGLRNLEELYLVGSLSHDISRNVTLESLRDLKSLKILSIKSNVSKIPQAVVDVSSHLQKMCIHNDGTKLVMLNNLKKMTNLTELELVHCDLERIPHAVFSLLSLQELDLKENNLKSIEEIVSFQHLRKLTVLKLWHNSITYIPEHIKKLTSLERLSFSHNKIEVLPSHLFLCNKIRYLDLSYNDIRFIPPEIGVLQSLQYFSITCNKVESLPDELYFCKKLKTLKIGKNSLSVLSPKIGNLLFLSYLDVKGNHFEILPPELGDCRALKRAGLVVEDALFETLPSDVREQMKTE; translated from the coding sequence GTCATGCAAGACAAGATAATCTGCCTTCCGAAAAGAGTACAGCCTGCTCAGAACCACTCTTCCCTTTCGAATGTCTCTCAAGCAGTTGCCAGTACCACTCCACTGCCTCCACCTAAACCATCTCCTGCTAAGCCCATCACTGTGGAAATGAAAGGCCTGAAGACAGATTTGGACCTTCAGCAGTACAGCTTTATAAACCAGATGTGTTATGAGCGAGCCCTCCACTGGTATGCCAAGTATTTCCCTTACCTTGTCCTCATCCATACCTTGGTCTTTATGCTCTGCAGTAACTTTTGGTTCAAATTCCCTGGCTCCAGCTCCAAAATAGAACATTTCATCTCCATTCTGGGGAAGTGTTTTGATTCTCCTTGGACCACACGGGCTTTATCTGAAGTGTCTggggaggactcagaagaaaagGACAACAGGAAGAACAACATGAACAGGTCCAACACCACCCAATCTGGTCCAGAAGGCAGCCTGGTCAACTCTCAGTCTTTAAAGTCCATTCCTGAGAAGTTTGTGGTTGATAAATCCACTGCAGGGGCTCTGGATAAAAAGGAAGGTGAGCAGGCAAAGGCCTTATTTGAGAAGGTGAAGAAGTTCAGGCTGCATGTGGAAGAAGGCGATATTCTATATGCCATGTATGTTCGCCAGACTGTACTTAAGGTTATCAAATTCCTAATCATCATTGCATATAATAGTGCTCTGGTTTCCAAGGTCCAGTTTACAGTGGACTGTAATGTGGACATTCAGGACATGACTGGATACAAAAACTTTTCTTGCAATCATACCATGGCACACTTGTTCTCAAAACTGTCCTTTTGCTATCTGTGCTTTGTTAGTATCTATGGATTGACGTGCCTTTATACCTTATACTGGCTGTTCTACCGTTCTCTACGGGAATATTCCTTTGAGTATGTCCGGCAGGAGACTGGAATTGATGATATTCCAGATGTGAAAAATGACTTTGCTTTTATGCTTCATATGATAGATCAGTATGACCCTCTCTATTCCAAGAGATTTGCAGTGTTCCTGTCTGAAGTCAGTGAAAACAAATTAAAGCAGCTGAACTTAAATAACGAATGGACTCCTGATAAACTGAGGCAGAAGCTACAGACAAATGCCCATAATCGACTGGAATTGCCTCTTATCATGCTCTCTGGCCTTCCAGACACTGTTTTTGAAATCACAGAGTTGCAATCTCTAAAACTTGAAATCATTAAGAACGTAATGATACCTGCCACCATTGCACAGCTAGACAATCTTCAAGAGCTCTCTCTGCACCAATGTTCTGTCAAAATCCACAGTGCGGCGCTCTCTTTCCTGAAGGAAAACCTCAAGGTCTTGAGTGTCAAGTTTGATGACATGAGGGAACTCCCCCCCTGGATGTATGGGCTCCGAAATCTGGAAGAGCTGTACCTAGTTGGCTCTCTAAGTCATGATATTTCCAGAAATGTCACCCTGGAGTCTCTGCGGGATCTCAAAAGCCTTAAAATTCTCTCTATCAAAAGCAATGTTTCCAAAATCCCTCAGGCAGTGGTTGATGTTTCCAGCCATCTCCAGAAGATGTGCATACATAATGATGGCACCAAGCTGGTGATGCTCAACAACTTAAAGAAGATGACCAATCTGACAGAGCTGGAGTTGGTCCACTGTGACCTGGAGCGTATTCCTCATGCTGTGTTCAGCCTACTCAGCCTCCAGGAATTGGACCTGAAGGAAAACAATCTGAAATCTATAGAAGAAATCGTTAGCTTTCAGCACTTGAGAAAGTTGACAGTGCTAAAACTGTGGCATAACAGCATCACTTACATCCCAGAGCATATAAAGAAACTCACCAGCCTGGAACGCCTGTCCTTTAGTCACAATAAAATAGAGGTGCTGCCTTCCCACCTCTTCCTATGCAACAAGATCCGATACTTGGACTTATCGTACAATGACATTCGATTTATCCCACCTGAAATCGGAGTTCTACAAAGTTTACAGTATTTTTCCATCACGTGTAATAAAGTGGAAAGCCTTCCAGATGAACTCTACTTCTGCAAGAAACTTAAAACTCTGAAGATTGGGAAAAACAGCCTATCTGTACTTTCACCGAAAATTGGAAATTTACTCTTTCTTTCCTACTTAGATGTAAAAGGTAATCACTTTGAAATCCTCCCTCCTGAACTGGGTGACTGTCGGGCTCTGAAGCGAGCTGGTTTAGTTGTGGAAGATGCTCTGTTTGAAACTCTGCCTTCTGATGTCCGGgagcaaatgaaaacagaataa